In the Streptomyces fradiae ATCC 10745 = DSM 40063 genome, one interval contains:
- a CDS encoding TetR/AcrR family transcriptional regulator, which yields MAAAADRDTKRPVRMSVWLDGKAASRGRRAGGDHPSGLDRDRITAATVRLLDAEGAARFSMRRLAAELNVTAMSLYWYVDSKDDLLELASDAVVGEVALPDPDADTDWRDQLRDLAQGYRALLVRHPWLSPLMGRFLNIGPNWSALALCVQRLIRKAGLPPERQAGGIAAVFQFVYGFGTIEGHFLKRCAEAGLPPDAYFARAMGAIDGRPELAPVMESGRAMAEARGGGTVDEMRDRDFAFALDLLVAGIEAYARP from the coding sequence ATGGCGGCGGCAGCCGACCGCGACACGAAGCGTCCGGTGCGCATGAGCGTCTGGCTGGACGGCAAGGCGGCGTCGCGCGGACGCCGGGCGGGCGGTGACCACCCTTCGGGGCTGGACCGCGACCGCATCACGGCCGCGACCGTACGGCTGCTGGACGCGGAGGGGGCGGCCAGGTTCTCCATGCGCCGCCTCGCGGCCGAGCTGAACGTCACGGCCATGTCGCTCTACTGGTACGTCGACTCCAAGGACGACCTGCTGGAACTGGCGAGCGACGCGGTGGTCGGCGAGGTCGCCCTCCCGGACCCGGACGCGGACACCGACTGGCGCGACCAGCTCCGCGACCTCGCCCAGGGGTACCGCGCCCTGCTGGTCCGCCACCCGTGGCTGTCGCCGCTGATGGGCCGGTTCCTGAACATCGGCCCGAACTGGTCGGCGCTGGCGCTGTGCGTGCAGCGGCTCATCCGCAAGGCCGGGCTCCCGCCGGAGCGGCAGGCGGGCGGCATCGCGGCGGTCTTCCAGTTCGTGTACGGCTTCGGCACGATCGAGGGCCACTTCCTCAAGCGCTGCGCGGAGGCCGGTCTGCCCCCCGACGCGTACTTCGCCCGTGCCATGGGCGCGATCGACGGGCGGCCGGAGCTGGCTCCGGTCATGGAGTCGGGGCGGGCGATGGCCGAGGCGCGCGGCGGGGGCACCGTGGACGAGATGCGGGACCGCGACTTCGCGTTCGCCCTGGACCTGCTCGTCGCCGGCATCGAGGCGTACGCCCGGCCGTAG
- a CDS encoding DUF6578 domain-containing protein, whose product MTLTIWVDDWQIQCCGESFAPGDVVSWTLLEVDSKDYADIVGRERAGGIDFREEHHGWGEGRAATLVEVVSISEVHCRYGVPPGATEQALRPVPGTTVLVPVQEADGWAKPRPDVSFAGYLVTARYAVGEPESTGGGRAMTR is encoded by the coding sequence GTGACGCTGACGATTTGGGTGGATGACTGGCAGATCCAGTGCTGCGGGGAGAGCTTCGCACCAGGGGACGTCGTCTCCTGGACGTTGCTGGAGGTCGACTCGAAGGACTACGCGGACATCGTCGGCCGTGAGCGTGCGGGTGGGATCGACTTCCGCGAGGAACACCACGGCTGGGGGGAGGGACGGGCAGCCACCTTGGTGGAGGTGGTGTCGATCAGCGAGGTGCACTGTCGATACGGGGTACCCCCGGGCGCCACGGAGCAGGCGCTTCGTCCCGTTCCGGGAACGACCGTACTGGTACCGGTCCAAGAGGCGGACGGGTGGGCGAAGCCCAGGCCGGACGTCAGCTTCGCGGGCTATCTCGTGACCGCCCGGTACGCCGTGGGGGAGCCGGAAAGTACGGGTGGCGGCCGGGCGATGACGCGCTGA
- a CDS encoding RNA polymerase sigma factor SigF has product MSAEQGSSKVLTLTQSEPAALPETSEAIDTRTLSRSLFLRLRALDAAGVAAGSPERMYVRDTLIELNLPLVRYAAARFRSRNEPMEDIVQVGTIGLIKAIDRFDCERGVEFPTFAMPTVVGEIKRFFRDTSWSVRVPRRLQELRLALTKAGDELAQKLDRSPTVPELAAALGVSEDDVVDGLAVGNAYTASSLDSPSPEDDGGEGSLADRLGYEDSALEGVEYRESLKPLLAKLPARERQIIMLRFFANMTQSQIGEEVGISQMHVSRLLTRTLAQLREGLIAD; this is encoded by the coding sequence ATGTCCGCAGAACAGGGCAGCTCGAAGGTTCTCACGCTCACGCAGAGCGAGCCGGCCGCGCTTCCCGAGACCTCGGAAGCCATCGACACGCGCACGCTCTCCCGCTCCCTGTTCCTCCGCCTGCGCGCGCTGGACGCTGCGGGTGTGGCGGCGGGCAGCCCGGAGCGGATGTACGTACGCGACACGCTCATCGAGCTCAACCTGCCGCTCGTCCGGTACGCGGCGGCCCGCTTCCGCTCGCGCAACGAGCCGATGGAGGACATCGTCCAGGTCGGCACGATCGGCCTGATCAAGGCGATCGACCGGTTCGACTGCGAGCGGGGCGTGGAGTTTCCGACCTTCGCCATGCCGACCGTCGTCGGGGAGATCAAGCGCTTCTTCCGCGACACCTCGTGGTCGGTGCGGGTGCCGCGCCGCCTCCAGGAGCTGCGACTCGCGCTCACCAAGGCGGGCGACGAGCTGGCACAGAAGCTGGACCGCTCCCCGACCGTGCCCGAACTGGCCGCCGCCCTCGGCGTGTCGGAGGACGACGTCGTCGACGGCCTCGCCGTCGGCAACGCGTACACCGCCTCGTCGCTCGACTCGCCGTCGCCGGAGGACGACGGAGGGGAGGGCTCGCTCGCGGACCGCCTCGGCTACGAGGACAGCGCGCTGGAGGGCGTGGAGTACCGCGAGTCGCTGAAGCCGCTGCTGGCCAAACTGCCGGCGCGGGAACGACAGATCATCATGCTGCGGTTCTTCGCCAACATGACGCAGTCGCAGATCGGCGAGGAGGTCGGGATCTCCCAGATGCACGTCTCCCGCCTGCTCACGCGCACGCTGGCGCAGCTGCGCGAGGGCCTCATCGCGGACTGA
- a CDS encoding SSI family serine proteinase inhibitor: protein MLRRLVLSTAASVVALGVGAPLAVAGPLPPLPQLPPLLAGASDALTITVERSGNPTADGTFKLECDGDRGSGTHPRAHRACARLAELSEGGQDPFAPVPQDRVCTQQHGGPATARVTGTWHGRDVDARFVRTNGCEIARWENLQPVLPMARS, encoded by the coding sequence ATGCTGCGCCGACTCGTCCTGTCCACCGCCGCCTCCGTCGTCGCCCTCGGTGTGGGCGCGCCGCTCGCCGTCGCCGGCCCGCTGCCGCCCCTGCCGCAGCTCCCCCCGCTGCTCGCCGGCGCGTCCGACGCGCTGACGATCACGGTGGAGCGGTCCGGGAACCCGACCGCCGACGGGACGTTCAAGCTGGAGTGCGACGGCGACCGGGGCAGCGGCACCCACCCGCGCGCGCACCGCGCGTGCGCTCGGCTGGCCGAGCTGTCCGAGGGCGGCCAGGACCCGTTCGCGCCCGTCCCCCAGGACCGTGTGTGCACCCAGCAGCACGGCGGCCCGGCGACCGCCCGCGTCACCGGCACCTGGCACGGCCGGGACGTCGACGCACGCTTCGTCCGCACCAATGGCTGCGAGATCGCCCGCTGGGAGAACCTGCAGCCGGTCCTCCCCATGGCGCGTTCGTAG
- a CDS encoding MFS transporter — protein MTATTAENPKDPAAVSGGGHPQRWLILGVICLAQLTVLLDNTVLNVAIPSLTRELHASTADIQWMINAYALVQSGLLLTAGNAADRYGRKRMLLTGLALFGIGSLAAGLAQSSAQLIAARAGMGVGGALLMTTTLAVVVQIFDDAERVKAIAIWSTVSSLGFAAGPLLGGFMLDHFWWGAIFLINIPVALLGLTAVAVLVPESRHRQGDRPDLVGAVLSTIGMTALVYAIINGPEHGWLSGHVLVSASIGLLAMGVFAHWELRVPYPMLDLHFFRDQRFVGAVAGAILVAFGMTGSLFLLTQHLQFVLGYDPLDAGLRTAPLALTVVVLNLSGVGPRLLAKLGTPVTIALGMALVSGGLASIALLGSGGYAGMLLGLVVMGAGVSLSMPAMANAIMSAIPPEKAGVGAGINGTLAEFGNGLGVAVLGAVLNARFAALASVAAASLPAALAAADGPAERARIADAFAAGLETSQLVGAVAVLAGGLLAALLLRRAERGAPERGGLPEEGVPDGSVSERAASERAASDRG, from the coding sequence TTGACGGCGACGACCGCCGAGAACCCGAAGGACCCCGCCGCCGTGTCCGGCGGCGGCCACCCGCAACGCTGGCTGATCCTCGGCGTGATCTGCCTCGCCCAGCTGACCGTGCTGCTCGACAACACCGTCCTCAACGTGGCGATCCCCTCCCTCACGCGGGAGCTCCACGCCTCCACCGCTGACATCCAGTGGATGATCAACGCCTACGCGCTGGTCCAGTCCGGGCTGCTCCTCACCGCCGGCAACGCCGCCGACCGCTACGGCCGCAAGCGCATGCTGCTCACCGGTCTCGCGCTGTTCGGCATCGGCTCGCTCGCCGCCGGCCTCGCGCAGAGCTCCGCCCAGCTCATCGCCGCCCGCGCCGGGATGGGCGTCGGCGGCGCACTGCTGATGACCACCACCCTCGCGGTCGTCGTCCAGATCTTCGACGACGCCGAGCGCGTCAAGGCCATCGCCATCTGGTCGACCGTCAGCTCGCTCGGCTTCGCGGCCGGACCGCTGCTCGGCGGCTTCATGCTCGACCACTTCTGGTGGGGCGCGATCTTCCTGATCAACATCCCGGTCGCCCTCCTCGGCCTGACAGCCGTCGCCGTGCTCGTACCGGAGTCCCGGCACCGGCAGGGCGACCGCCCGGACCTGGTCGGCGCGGTGCTGTCGACGATCGGCATGACCGCCCTGGTGTACGCGATCATCAACGGCCCCGAGCACGGCTGGCTCTCCGGCCACGTGCTCGTGTCGGCCTCGATCGGCCTCCTCGCCATGGGCGTCTTCGCCCACTGGGAGCTGCGCGTCCCGTACCCGATGCTCGACCTGCACTTCTTCCGCGACCAGCGGTTCGTCGGCGCCGTCGCGGGCGCGATCCTCGTCGCGTTCGGCATGACCGGGTCGCTGTTCCTGCTCACCCAGCACCTCCAGTTCGTCCTCGGGTACGACCCGCTCGACGCGGGCCTGCGCACGGCGCCGCTCGCGCTGACCGTCGTCGTCCTGAACCTGAGCGGCGTCGGCCCCCGGCTGCTGGCGAAGCTGGGCACGCCCGTCACGATCGCCCTCGGCATGGCCCTCGTCTCCGGCGGCCTCGCCTCGATCGCCCTGCTCGGCTCCGGCGGATACGCCGGGATGCTCCTGGGGCTGGTCGTCATGGGCGCGGGCGTCTCCCTCTCCATGCCGGCCATGGCGAACGCCATCATGAGCGCGATCCCGCCGGAGAAGGCGGGTGTCGGCGCCGGGATCAACGGCACCCTCGCGGAGTTCGGCAACGGGCTCGGCGTCGCCGTGCTCGGGGCCGTGCTGAACGCGCGGTTCGCGGCGCTCGCCTCGGTGGCGGCCGCCTCCCTGCCGGCGGCGCTGGCGGCGGCCGACGGTCCGGCGGAACGGGCCCGGATCGCGGACGCGTTCGCGGCGGGCCTGGAGACCAGCCAGCTCGTCGGCGCGGTCGCCGTCCTCGCGGGCGGCCTTCTCGCGGCGCTGCTGCTGCGACGCGCGGAGCGGGGTGCGCCGGAGCGGGGTGGGCTGCCGGAGGAGGGGGTGCCGGACGGGAGCGTTTCGGAGCGGGCCGCGTCGGAGCGGGCCGCGTCGGACCGGGGATGA
- a CDS encoding tRNA adenosine deaminase-associated protein — MYFAALLTLTEDGWVASDTELDDVETLADLIGLARDASPDDDPVLVFIEQEDAWFGIVRVEGEDDPRIFVSDGAAAARSSYGEILTKELLGDDRGDDTADLDALDLDGTETGEPDDTEEETQAVGETVPAAPVGDRQILEDLGMSEKELLALGTDALSEIADALGASEMLETVR, encoded by the coding sequence GTGTACTTCGCCGCACTGCTCACGCTCACCGAAGACGGGTGGGTTGCGAGCGACACAGAGCTCGACGATGTGGAGACCTTGGCGGATCTGATCGGCCTGGCCCGCGACGCCTCGCCGGACGACGACCCGGTGCTCGTCTTCATCGAGCAGGAGGACGCGTGGTTCGGCATCGTCCGCGTGGAGGGCGAGGACGACCCTCGCATCTTCGTGTCGGACGGGGCGGCCGCCGCCCGCTCCTCGTACGGGGAGATCCTGACCAAGGAACTGCTGGGCGACGACCGGGGCGACGACACCGCCGACCTGGACGCGCTGGACCTGGACGGCACCGAAACCGGGGAGCCGGACGACACGGAGGAGGAGACGCAGGCGGTGGGCGAGACCGTGCCCGCCGCGCCGGTCGGCGACCGGCAGATCCTGGAGGACCTCGGCATGTCGGAGAAGGAGCTCCTCGCTCTCGGCACCGACGCGCTCTCCGAGATCGCGGACGCCCTCGGCGCCTCCGAGATGCTGGAGACCGTCCGCTAG
- the upp gene encoding uracil phosphoribosyltransferase, producing MRIHVVDHPLVAHKLTTLRDKRTDSPTFRRLADELVTLLAYEATRDVRTEQVGIETPVTTTTGVKLSHPRPLVVPILRAGLGMLDGMVRLLPTAEVGFLGMIRNEETLEASTYATRMPEDLSGRQVYVLDPMLATGGTLVAAIRELIERGADDVTAVVLLAAPEGVEVMERDLAGTPVTVVTASIDERLNEDGYIVPGLGDAGDRMYGAAE from the coding sequence ATGCGGATCCACGTCGTCGACCACCCGCTGGTGGCGCACAAACTCACCACGCTGCGCGACAAGCGCACCGACTCCCCCACCTTCCGGCGGCTCGCCGACGAGCTGGTGACCCTGCTCGCGTACGAGGCGACGCGTGACGTGCGCACCGAGCAGGTCGGCATCGAGACCCCGGTCACCACGACGACCGGGGTGAAGCTGTCGCACCCGCGTCCCCTGGTGGTGCCGATCCTGCGGGCCGGGCTCGGCATGCTCGACGGCATGGTCCGGCTGCTGCCGACGGCCGAGGTGGGCTTCCTCGGCATGATCCGCAACGAGGAGACGCTGGAGGCGTCGACGTACGCGACACGGATGCCCGAGGACCTGTCCGGGCGCCAGGTGTACGTCCTCGACCCCATGCTGGCCACGGGCGGCACGCTGGTGGCGGCCATCCGCGAGCTGATCGAGCGCGGTGCCGACGACGTGACCGCGGTCGTGCTGCTGGCGGCGCCCGAGGGCGTCGAGGTGATGGAGCGCGACCTGGCGGGTACGCCCGTGACGGTCGTGACCGCCTCGATCGACGAGCGCCTCAACGAGGACGGCTACATCGTCCCCGGTCTCGGCGACGCCGGTGACCGGATGTACGGCGCGGCGGAGTAG
- a CDS encoding Dabb family protein — translation MIRHLVLFKLNEGVQRDEPRVEAGARAFQELGGLIPELRFWECAWNISDRPIAYDFAINSAVDDLDALKRYVEHPAHQAAAGQWREFATWVVADYEF, via the coding sequence GTGATCCGCCACCTGGTCCTCTTCAAGCTCAACGAGGGTGTGCAGCGCGACGAGCCCCGCGTCGAGGCGGGTGCGCGCGCCTTCCAGGAGCTGGGCGGACTCATCCCGGAGCTGCGGTTCTGGGAGTGCGCCTGGAACATCAGCGACCGCCCCATCGCGTACGACTTCGCCATCAACTCCGCCGTGGACGACCTCGACGCGCTCAAGCGGTACGTCGAGCACCCCGCCCACCAGGCGGCCGCCGGACAGTGGCGCGAATTCGCCACTTGGGTGGTCGCGGACTACGAGTTCTGA
- a CDS encoding DUF2797 domain-containing protein, producing the protein MSGGAWRCRGVRWSGGRPVWLWEGGRTSPLSPGRELAFRVVGERLCPGARGNPCADRAVVPARGTGGRCPQCARLDRAHSVAADTALDDPRVFRVYLAWFGGALAKVGITAEERGDARLLEQGAVAYAWLGRGPLMAARRTEEVLGAALGVPDRIPYAAKRLARVELPGAAGRAAEVERLYRAARAVPGWGDTLEALPFGGVRDHVPVFGLDRVSRVDGVVGGGGGGGGGGVSGAVGGGGGLAAGGELAGTLLAVAGPDLHLELADGRQVVLDGRLAAGWELARGEGRTTLPVEVVQRGLF; encoded by the coding sequence GTGAGTGGTGGGGCGTGGCGGTGCCGGGGGGTCCGCTGGAGCGGTGGGCGGCCCGTCTGGCTGTGGGAGGGCGGCCGGACCAGTCCCCTCTCCCCCGGGCGTGAGCTGGCGTTCCGGGTGGTCGGGGAGCGGCTGTGCCCCGGTGCCCGCGGCAACCCGTGCGCCGACCGTGCCGTCGTACCCGCCCGCGGCACCGGTGGGCGCTGCCCGCAGTGCGCGCGGCTGGACCGGGCGCACTCCGTCGCCGCCGACACCGCGCTGGACGACCCGAGGGTGTTCCGGGTCTACCTCGCCTGGTTCGGTGGCGCCCTGGCCAAGGTGGGCATCACCGCCGAGGAGCGGGGCGACGCGCGGCTGCTGGAGCAGGGCGCCGTGGCATACGCCTGGCTGGGGCGCGGGCCGCTGATGGCCGCACGGCGCACGGAGGAGGTGCTGGGCGCCGCGCTCGGCGTGCCGGACCGGATCCCGTACGCGGCCAAGCGGCTCGCCCGCGTCGAACTGCCGGGCGCGGCCGGGCGCGCGGCGGAGGTGGAGCGGCTGTACCGGGCGGCCCGCGCCGTACCGGGGTGGGGCGACACGCTGGAGGCCCTGCCCTTCGGCGGGGTGCGGGACCACGTCCCGGTCTTCGGGCTCGACCGGGTCTCGCGCGTCGACGGTGTCGTGGGCGGTGGCGGTGGCGGTGGCGGTGGTGGGGTGAGTGGGGCGGTGGGCGGCGGCGGGGGCCTTGCGGCCGGTGGGGAGCTGGCGGGCACACTGCTGGCGGTCGCCGGGCCCGATCTGCACCTGGAACTCGCGGACGGCCGGCAGGTCGTCCTGGACGGGCGGCTCGCCGCCGGGTGGGAGCTAGCCCGGGGGGAGGGCCGGACGACCTTGCCCGTCGAGGTGGTGCAGCGGGGCCTGTTCTGA
- a CDS encoding MDR family MFS transporter → MATTTPSGVRDGDADQAGSPPMTHRQIMEALSGLMLGMFVAILSSTVVSNALPEIITDLGGGQSAYTWVVTASLLAMTATTPLWGKLADLFSKKLLVQLALVIYVAGSLVAGLSQSSGMLIACRVVQGIGVGGLSALAQIVMAAMISPRERGRYSGYLGAVFAVATVGGPLLGGVITDTDWLGWRWCFYVGVPFAVIALLVLQKTLRLPVVKRDVKVDWWGAALISAAVSLLLVWVTFAGDKYAWMSWQTAAMVGGSVVLGALFLAVEARAAEPVIPLRLFRNRTITLASIASLFVGVAMFAGTVFFSQYFQLARGESPTMSGVMTIPMIAGLFVSSTGSGLIITRTGRWKAWLVGGGALVTAGLGLLGTIRYDTEYWHVAVYMAVLGLGLGMMMQNLVLCTQNQVAPRDLGAASSVVTFFRSLGGAVGVSALGAVLGTKVTEYVKEGLTALGPKGAALGHGGTAGGGIPDLDKLPAPMRQVMESAYGHAVADIFLYSAPFALAAFLVTLLIREVALKKAAH, encoded by the coding sequence ATGGCCACGACCACCCCGTCCGGAGTGCGGGACGGCGACGCCGACCAGGCCGGCAGCCCGCCCATGACGCACCGGCAGATCATGGAGGCGCTGTCCGGGCTGATGCTCGGCATGTTCGTCGCCATCCTGTCGTCGACCGTCGTCTCCAACGCCCTCCCCGAGATCATCACCGACCTCGGCGGCGGCCAGAGCGCCTACACCTGGGTGGTGACGGCGTCCCTGCTGGCCATGACCGCGACGACGCCGCTGTGGGGCAAGCTCGCGGACCTGTTCTCGAAGAAGCTGCTGGTCCAGCTCGCCCTCGTCATCTACGTCGCCGGCTCGCTCGTGGCCGGCCTGTCCCAGAGCTCCGGCATGCTGATCGCCTGCCGGGTCGTCCAGGGCATAGGCGTCGGCGGCCTCTCCGCCCTGGCGCAGATCGTGATGGCCGCGATGATCTCCCCCCGCGAGCGCGGGCGCTACTCCGGCTACCTGGGCGCCGTCTTCGCCGTCGCGACGGTCGGCGGCCCGCTGCTCGGCGGTGTGATCACCGACACCGACTGGCTGGGCTGGCGCTGGTGCTTCTACGTCGGCGTGCCGTTCGCCGTCATCGCGCTGCTGGTCCTCCAGAAGACCCTGCGGCTGCCGGTGGTCAAGCGCGACGTGAAGGTCGACTGGTGGGGCGCGGCCCTGATCAGCGCGGCGGTGTCGCTGCTCCTCGTGTGGGTGACCTTCGCGGGCGACAAGTACGCGTGGATGTCCTGGCAGACCGCCGCGATGGTGGGCGGCTCGGTGGTGCTCGGCGCGCTGTTCCTGGCCGTCGAGGCCCGCGCCGCGGAGCCGGTCATCCCGCTGCGGCTGTTCCGCAACCGCACGATCACGCTCGCCTCGATCGCGTCGCTGTTCGTCGGTGTGGCGATGTTCGCCGGGACGGTCTTCTTCAGCCAGTACTTCCAGCTCGCGCGCGGCGAGTCGCCGACGATGTCCGGCGTCATGACCATTCCGATGATCGCGGGCCTGTTCGTGTCGTCCACCGGCTCCGGGCTGATCATCACCAGGACCGGCCGCTGGAAGGCCTGGCTGGTCGGCGGCGGCGCGCTGGTGACGGCGGGCCTGGGGCTGCTGGGCACGATCCGGTACGACACGGAGTACTGGCACGTGGCGGTGTACATGGCCGTGCTGGGCCTCGGCCTCGGCATGATGATGCAGAACCTGGTCCTGTGCACCCAGAACCAGGTGGCTCCGCGGGACCTGGGCGCCGCGTCGTCGGTCGTCACGTTCTTCCGCTCGCTCGGCGGAGCCGTGGGCGTCTCGGCGCTGGGCGCCGTGCTGGGCACCAAGGTCACGGAGTACGTGAAGGAGGGCCTCACCGCCCTCGGCCCGAAGGGCGCCGCCCTGGGCCACGGCGGTACGGCCGGCGGGGGCATCCCCGACCTGGACAAGCTGCCCGCGCCGATGCGGCAGGTGATGGAGAGCGCCTACGGGCACGCCGTGGCCGACATCTTCCTGTACTCGGCGCCGTTCGCCCTGGCCGCGTTCCTGGTGACGCTGCTCATCCGCGAGGTCGCCCTGAAGAAGGCGGCCCACTGA
- a CDS encoding YcxB family protein, whose product METGGADSTDADRGTAVEFVYRLTAADFEEALRARARRTPAGRAQVLMAPLAAAIGVIVFAAFLDAPLPVWIISLVLSVGIASWGTVRGLRTMARRMFGMVQSYGQCRMVADDRGAVTTGERASFSMDWTVFREYLETPGLFVLLGGDRAAGVAVLPKRDAQDPADVDLLRAILDRNLKRL is encoded by the coding sequence ATGGAAACCGGGGGTGCGGATTCCACAGACGCGGACCGCGGTACGGCCGTGGAGTTCGTCTACCGGCTGACGGCCGCGGACTTCGAGGAGGCGCTCCGTGCGCGAGCCCGTCGGACGCCGGCGGGCCGGGCCCAGGTGCTCATGGCGCCGCTGGCGGCGGCAATCGGCGTCATCGTCTTCGCGGCTTTCCTCGACGCCCCGCTGCCCGTGTGGATCATCTCGCTGGTGCTTTCCGTGGGCATCGCGTCCTGGGGCACCGTACGAGGACTGCGCACCATGGCCCGCCGGATGTTCGGCATGGTGCAGTCGTACGGGCAGTGCCGCATGGTGGCCGACGACCGCGGTGCGGTCACCACCGGTGAGCGGGCGTCCTTCAGCATGGACTGGACGGTGTTCCGGGAGTATCTGGAGACGCCGGGGCTCTTCGTGCTGCTGGGCGGCGACCGCGCGGCCGGAGTCGCCGTATTGCCCAAGCGGGACGCCCAGGACCCCGCGGACGTGGACCTGCTCCGGGCGATCCTGGACCGGAACCTGAAACGCCTCTAG
- the tadA gene encoding tRNA adenosine(34) deaminase TadA, with protein MERALAEAERAALAGDVPVGAVVLGPDGSLLATGHNEREATGDPTAHAEVLALRRAAGRLGAWRLTGCTLVVTLEPCVMCAGALVQSRVDRVVFGAPDEKAGAVGSLWDLVRDRRLNHRPEVVHGVLAEECAGLLTRFFRGR; from the coding sequence ATGGAGCGGGCCCTGGCCGAGGCCGAGCGCGCCGCGCTGGCCGGCGACGTGCCGGTCGGCGCGGTGGTGCTCGGGCCGGACGGCTCCCTCCTCGCGACCGGTCACAACGAACGCGAGGCGACCGGCGACCCCACCGCGCACGCCGAGGTACTGGCGCTGCGCCGGGCCGCCGGCCGGCTCGGCGCGTGGCGGCTCACGGGCTGCACGCTCGTCGTGACGCTGGAGCCGTGCGTGATGTGCGCGGGCGCGCTGGTGCAGTCCCGTGTGGATCGGGTCGTGTTCGGCGCGCCCGACGAGAAGGCCGGCGCGGTCGGGTCGCTCTGGGACCTGGTACGCGACCGGCGGCTGAACCACCGCCCCGAGGTCGTCCACGGTGTTCTCGCCGAGGAGTGCGCCGGCCTGCTCACCCGCTTCTTCCGCGGCCGCTGA
- a CDS encoding RNA polymerase sigma factor SigF: MTTPAAPAAPTAPPATPAAPATPPPAPPAAPPAPAAPPAASPATPPAASPASPAASARDARVRRTADTRALTQVLFGELKRLERGTPEHARVRAALIEANLPLVRYAAARFRSRNEPMEDVVQVGTIGLINAIDRFDPDRGVQFPTFAMPTVVGEIKRYFRDNVRTVHVPRRLHELWVQVNGATEDLTTLHGRSPTTAEIAERLKISEEEVLSCIEAGRSYHATSLEAAQEGDGLPGLLDRLGYEDPALAGVEHRDLVRHLLVQLPEREQRILMLRYYRNLTQSQISQELGVSQMHVSRLLARSFARLRSANKIDA; the protein is encoded by the coding sequence CTGACCACCCCCGCCGCCCCGGCCGCACCGACCGCACCACCGGCCACCCCCGCCGCCCCGGCCACGCCGCCACCCGCACCCCCGGCCGCGCCGCCCGCCCCGGCCGCACCCCCGGCAGCGTCACCGGCCACGCCCCCGGCAGCGTCACCCGCCTCGCCGGCCGCCTCCGCGCGGGACGCCCGCGTCCGCCGCACCGCCGACACCCGGGCGCTCACCCAGGTCCTCTTCGGTGAGCTGAAGCGGCTGGAGCGCGGCACTCCGGAGCACGCCCGCGTCCGCGCCGCCCTGATCGAGGCCAACCTCCCGCTCGTCCGGTACGCCGCCGCCCGCTTCCGCTCGCGCAACGAGCCGATGGAGGACGTCGTCCAGGTCGGCACGATCGGCCTGATCAACGCCATCGACCGCTTCGACCCCGACCGGGGCGTGCAGTTCCCGACGTTCGCGATGCCCACCGTCGTCGGCGAGATCAAGCGGTACTTCCGCGACAACGTCCGCACGGTCCACGTCCCCCGCCGCCTCCACGAGCTGTGGGTGCAGGTCAACGGCGCCACCGAGGACCTGACCACCCTGCACGGCCGGTCCCCCACGACCGCCGAGATCGCCGAGCGGCTGAAGATCTCGGAGGAGGAGGTCCTGTCCTGCATCGAGGCCGGCCGCTCGTACCACGCCACCTCGCTCGAAGCAGCGCAGGAGGGCGACGGGCTGCCGGGCCTGCTCGACCGCCTCGGCTACGAGGACCCCGCCCTCGCCGGGGTGGAGCACCGGGACCTCGTGCGGCACCTGCTCGTACAGCTCCCCGAGCGCGAGCAGCGGATCCTGATGCTCCGCTACTACCGGAACCTGACGCAGTCCCAGATCAGCCAGGAGCTCGGCGTCTCCCAGATGCATGTGTCAAGGCTTCTCGCCCGCAGCTTCGCCCGGTTGAGATCCGCAAACAAGATCGATGCCTGA